Proteins encoded by one window of Methylovirgula ligni:
- a CDS encoding DoxX family protein yields MSSPSSSPQAKRLMRTLALGFVFLWFFLGSIAHFVFTGREMSIIPPWLPAKRLLVLISGVFELLGALGVLFPPIRGAAGWGLVLLTLAVTPANVYMWQHADLYPAIPYWALTLRLPFQLLLVITIWWATRPPRASG; encoded by the coding sequence ATGAGTTCGCCGAGTTCGAGCCCCCAAGCCAAGCGCCTTATGCGAACCTTGGCGCTTGGCTTTGTGTTTTTATGGTTCTTTCTCGGAAGCATCGCGCACTTCGTTTTCACCGGGCGGGAGATGAGCATCATTCCGCCTTGGCTGCCCGCAAAACGTTTGCTGGTGTTGATCAGCGGCGTCTTCGAATTGCTCGGCGCGCTGGGTGTCTTATTTCCGCCGATCCGAGGTGCGGCCGGCTGGGGCTTGGTGCTGCTGACGCTCGCGGTCACGCCGGCCAACGTCTACATGTGGCAGCATGCGGATCTATATCCAGCGATCCCCTATTGGGCACTCACCCTTCGCTTGCCATTTCAACTGCTGCTCGTGATAACCATCTGGTGGGCGACGCGGCCGCCGCGCGCGTCCGGTTAG
- a CDS encoding DUF4126 domain-containing protein, translating to MNAQPGIMTLLGIAASVSLLSGWRLYLCILATGLAMRWHMLPLPEHLQALRVLASPWIMGAATLATLCEFFADKVPWLDTIWDTVHTAIRPIGGALLATAIVDPSDPRMQVVAFILGGGGALLAHSGKAGARAVVNVSPEPFSNIALSTTEDVATSGLLYVVYAYPYVSGAVAIGLLVITIGMMVVAWRTVGRLFRRRPASAKDARSP from the coding sequence ATGAACGCACAACCTGGTATCATGACATTGCTGGGCATTGCTGCCAGCGTCAGCCTGCTCTCAGGCTGGCGGCTCTACCTGTGCATTCTTGCGACGGGCCTTGCGATGCGCTGGCATATGCTGCCGCTGCCCGAGCATTTGCAGGCGCTACGCGTACTGGCCAGCCCCTGGATCATGGGCGCCGCCACATTGGCGACGCTGTGCGAGTTCTTTGCCGACAAGGTGCCGTGGCTCGACACGATCTGGGATACGGTTCACACGGCGATCCGGCCGATAGGCGGCGCGCTCTTGGCCACCGCCATCGTCGATCCGTCCGATCCCAGGATGCAGGTGGTTGCTTTCATTCTCGGGGGTGGCGGCGCGCTGCTGGCGCATAGCGGCAAAGCCGGAGCACGCGCAGTCGTCAACGTTAGCCCCGAGCCCTTCAGCAACATCGCCCTTTCTACAACTGAGGACGTCGCCACCAGCGGGTTGCTCTACGTGGTCTATGCCTACCCCTATGTTTCGGGCGCGGTGGCGATCGGCCTGCTCGTCATAACGATTGGAATGATGGTCGTGGCATGGAGAACTGTTGGGCGTCTATTCCGCCGCAGACCCGCCAGCGCGAAGGATGCAAGATCGCCCTGA
- a CDS encoding potassium channel family protein: MLVVSACATVAYMENGWRFGDALYMVVLTVYTVGFDEVRPINTPELRAVTIALIVTGCTGMIFLTGALIQLITASQLQQLFGFRRMQKEIDRLTDHVIICGYGRIGQMLARELQAGKCDFVVVERGDGRMNAARELGFLSVQGDATDEDVLQLAGIARARALATVLPDDAANVFITLSARSLNRELTIIARGEAASTEGKLIQAGADRVVLPTRIGAERMAELLLFQDVAKVLSGIKAGDLDRLGRDLRRLGLEIEVVAAATGSKSVGATIGELETAAAGAFLVVALERQNGEVLLQPAADIAIQAGDGVAIVGRPGRAKIVESVFARPAAN, from the coding sequence ATGCTCGTGGTCTCGGCATGCGCGACTGTCGCCTATATGGAAAACGGGTGGCGGTTCGGCGACGCACTCTACATGGTCGTGCTGACCGTCTATACGGTCGGCTTCGACGAAGTCAGGCCGATCAACACGCCGGAATTGCGCGCCGTTACCATCGCATTGATCGTCACGGGTTGCACCGGGATGATCTTTCTGACCGGCGCGCTCATTCAGCTCATCACCGCCAGCCAGCTTCAGCAACTATTTGGGTTCCGTCGCATGCAAAAGGAAATCGACCGTCTCACCGATCACGTCATCATCTGCGGGTACGGACGCATCGGCCAGATGCTCGCGCGCGAGCTTCAGGCGGGAAAGTGCGACTTCGTGGTCGTGGAGCGCGGCGACGGCCGCATGAATGCCGCGCGCGAGTTGGGGTTCCTCAGTGTGCAGGGCGATGCCACGGACGAAGACGTCCTGCAACTCGCCGGTATTGCCCGGGCGCGGGCCTTAGCGACCGTTTTGCCGGACGACGCGGCGAATGTGTTCATCACGCTCAGCGCCCGCAGTCTCAACCGCGAGCTGACGATTATCGCGCGGGGAGAAGCCGCGTCCACGGAAGGCAAGCTCATTCAGGCTGGCGCTGACCGCGTCGTGCTGCCGACGCGGATCGGCGCGGAGCGGATGGCTGAGCTTCTACTGTTTCAAGACGTCGCGAAAGTATTGTCCGGAATTAAAGCGGGCGATCTCGACCGGCTTGGCCGTGATCTGCGCCGTCTCGGTCTCGAAATCGAGGTTGTCGCCGCGGCGACCGGCAGCAAGAGTGTCGGAGCCACCATTGGCGAGCTGGAGACCGCGGCCGCCGGCGCGTTTCTTGTCGTCGCGCTGGAACGGCAGAATGGCGAAGTCTTGCTCCAGCCGGCGGCGGATATTGCGATCCAGGCCGGCGACGGCGTCGCGATCGTCGGAAGGCCCGGTCGCGCCAAAATCGTCGAGTCCGTCTTCGCGCGGCCGGCCGCAAACTGA
- a CDS encoding DUF4239 domain-containing protein: MMHFITSSPLWVQTILILILPTIASMLGPLLVRRFVRLEKLATNNEVAGFKFATVGVLYAVLLAFSIVVVWEKFNDAEATVQREAAAAATIYHLVPGLAPAQAKDARDALTTYLKSIVTDEWPAMEDGRANQQTWKALGAIYTALLATDATAKGDPTVKAEIFNQLNLITQARRTRLLAAEGDVPGPVWFILFGGAFLTVVFTFFFGTQNLRAQTLMTGLLTLLIFSELLIAVALDRPFTGGIKESPDAIVRVLADFAP; encoded by the coding sequence ATGATGCACTTTATCACCTCCTCGCCGCTTTGGGTTCAGACCATTTTGATCCTCATATTGCCGACGATCGCGTCCATGCTCGGGCCGCTCCTCGTCCGGCGCTTCGTAAGACTGGAAAAGCTCGCCACCAATAACGAGGTCGCGGGATTCAAGTTCGCGACCGTCGGCGTTCTCTATGCCGTGCTTCTTGCGTTTTCCATCGTCGTCGTTTGGGAAAAGTTCAATGACGCGGAAGCGACCGTCCAACGCGAGGCGGCCGCCGCGGCAACGATCTATCATCTCGTTCCCGGCCTCGCCCCCGCGCAAGCCAAGGACGCGCGCGACGCCTTGACGACTTATCTGAAGTCCATCGTGACAGACGAGTGGCCCGCGATGGAAGACGGACGCGCAAACCAGCAGACCTGGAAAGCGCTTGGCGCGATCTATACCGCGCTGCTCGCCACGGATGCGACCGCAAAAGGCGATCCGACCGTCAAGGCGGAGATTTTCAACCAGCTCAATCTTATCACGCAAGCACGCCGGACGCGGCTGCTCGCCGCTGAGGGCGACGTGCCAGGGCCGGTCTGGTTCATCCTCTTCGGAGGCGCGTTCTTGACGGTCGTCTTTACCTTCTTCTTCGGCACGCAAAATCTGCGCGCGCAGACATTGATGACCGGGCTGCTGACGCTGCTGATCTTCTCGGAGCTATTGATCGCCGTCGCACTCGACCGGCCCTTCACCGGCGGGATCAAGGAATCCCCCGACGCCATCGTCCGTGTGCTGGCGGATTTTGCGCCTTAG
- a CDS encoding Crp/Fnr family transcriptional regulator — protein sequence MAGPEIYAVHPWVLGNLGKGARHQLLSDDERARLSKIASIVRFKKGEEIYRDGDEADAAFNIISGVVATHRKEGDGDNVASFLYPGDLFGLSEEGCYVNTARAATPVVAYKMPLLAVRRMLDSNADLDVDVIIKLCEELREAQRHAMLLAQKKAITRLVMFLDLQEHLKTSRGESAPELYLPMDRSNIAAYLGLTPAALSRAFRTMITDGIIAFRDRRHLRILDRDAFNRLADNLSENG from the coding sequence ATGGCGGGACCTGAAATTTATGCGGTTCATCCCTGGGTACTGGGAAACCTGGGGAAGGGCGCTCGCCATCAACTGTTGAGCGACGACGAGCGTGCGCGGCTCAGCAAGATCGCCTCGATCGTGCGCTTCAAAAAGGGCGAGGAGATTTACCGCGACGGCGACGAGGCCGACGCGGCGTTCAATATCATAAGCGGCGTTGTCGCCACGCATCGCAAAGAGGGCGACGGCGATAACGTGGCGTCGTTTCTTTATCCGGGTGATTTGTTCGGCCTCTCGGAAGAAGGCTGCTATGTCAACACCGCGAGGGCCGCGACGCCTGTGGTCGCCTACAAGATGCCCTTGCTGGCGGTCCGCCGCATGCTGGACAGCAATGCGGACCTCGACGTCGATGTCATCATCAAGCTCTGCGAAGAGCTTCGCGAAGCCCAGCGCCACGCCATGCTTCTCGCGCAAAAGAAAGCGATAACACGGCTGGTGATGTTCCTGGACTTGCAGGAGCACCTAAAGACTTCGCGAGGGGAGTCCGCTCCCGAATTATATCTGCCGATGGATCGTTCGAATATTGCCGCCTATCTCGGGCTCACTCCCGCCGCGCTCAGCCGCGCCTTCCGGACGATGATCACCGACGGGATCATCGCCTTTCGCGACCGCCGTCACCTCAGGATCCTCGACAGGGATGCGTTCAACAGGCTGGCCGACAATCTTTCGGAGAACGGCTAA
- a CDS encoding outer membrane protein, with product MLRKLLLTTALVGFAGSAALAADLPYRKDAPVYTPPPPPAFTWSGVYIGGQVGYGWGTSSVYDESTGFNPGGLSQSGVVGGVHVGYNYQVSQFVFGLEGDVNGSSESDSNYDAGISYGIRKNVDASIRGRIGYAFDRVLIYATGGGAYGNFHTSLNDGVDYNSFNTGRIGWTAGAGIEYAIDNNWSVRAEYRYTDYGHITNYDPVVTGDVISQRVRDNRVQAGFSYKFDLFSPPAPIVSKY from the coding sequence ATGTTGCGTAAGCTTCTGTTGACGACGGCTCTTGTTGGCTTCGCCGGTAGCGCGGCCCTGGCGGCCGATCTGCCGTATCGTAAGGACGCGCCGGTTTACACGCCTCCGCCGCCCCCGGCCTTCACCTGGTCCGGCGTCTATATCGGTGGCCAGGTCGGCTATGGCTGGGGCACCTCGAGCGTCTATGACGAATCGACGGGCTTCAATCCCGGTGGTCTGTCCCAGTCGGGTGTCGTGGGCGGCGTTCACGTCGGCTACAATTATCAGGTTTCGCAGTTCGTCTTCGGCCTCGAAGGCGACGTGAACGGCTCGTCCGAGAGCGATAGCAATTACGACGCGGGCATTTCCTACGGCATCCGCAAGAATGTCGATGCCTCGATCCGTGGCCGCATCGGCTACGCCTTCGATCGCGTCCTGATCTACGCCACAGGCGGCGGCGCATACGGCAACTTCCACACGTCCCTGAACGACGGAGTCGACTACAACTCCTTCAACACCGGGCGCATTGGTTGGACGGCTGGCGCCGGCATCGAATACGCCATCGACAACAACTGGTCTGTCCGCGCCGAATATCGCTACACGGATTACGGACACATCACCAACTACGATCCGGTTGTGACGGGCGACGTTATCTCGCAGCGCGTTCGCGACAACCGCGTGCAGGCCGGCTTCTCGTATAAGTTCGACCTGTTCTCGCCGCCGGCGCCGATCGTTTCGAAGTACTGA
- the rimO gene encoding 30S ribosomal protein S12 methylthiotransferase RimO: MTRDPLAAETTHPPKISFVSLGCPKALVDSERIITRLRAEGYELTRSHAGADAVIVNTCGFLDSAKAESLAAIGSALKENGKVIVTGCMGAASQSETIRAAYPDVLSISGPQAYESVVAAVHEAVAAPHDPFLDLVPAEGIKLTPRHYAYLKISEGCNNRCSFCIIPRLRGDLVSRPAADVLREAEKLVAAGVKELLVISQDTGAYGLDLRYAESTLGDRQVRAKFIDLARELGGLGAWVRLHYVYPYPHIDEVIGLMADGKILPYLDIPFQHASPKVLKAMRRPGDQTKTLDRIKDWRSACPDLALRSTFIVGFPGETEEDFDYLLAWLEEARLDRVGAFKYEPVAGAPANDLGLPAVPAEVAESRYRRFMQHQQAISANLLKRKVGRHIQAIIDKAGPTVAVGRSKADAPEIDGKVHIASRRPLRPGDIVSVKIERADAYDLFGTAA; the protein is encoded by the coding sequence ATGACACGCGATCCCCTCGCGGCGGAGACGACCCATCCGCCCAAAATTTCCTTCGTCTCGCTCGGCTGCCCCAAGGCGCTCGTCGACAGCGAGCGGATCATCACCCGGCTGCGCGCCGAGGGCTATGAGCTGACTCGCAGCCATGCCGGCGCCGACGCCGTGATCGTCAACACCTGCGGCTTCCTCGACAGCGCCAAGGCCGAATCCCTTGCCGCCATCGGCTCCGCGCTCAAGGAAAACGGCAAAGTCATCGTCACCGGCTGCATGGGCGCGGCATCGCAATCCGAGACAATTCGCGCCGCTTATCCCGATGTCCTTTCGATCAGCGGGCCGCAAGCCTACGAAAGCGTGGTCGCGGCCGTTCATGAAGCGGTAGCCGCGCCGCACGATCCTTTCCTCGATCTCGTGCCGGCTGAGGGCATCAAGCTGACGCCGCGTCATTATGCCTATCTGAAGATTTCGGAGGGCTGCAACAACCGCTGCTCCTTCTGCATCATCCCGCGATTGCGCGGCGACCTCGTCTCGCGCCCCGCCGCGGATGTGTTGCGCGAAGCCGAAAAGCTCGTCGCCGCGGGCGTCAAGGAGCTGCTGGTCATTTCACAGGACACCGGCGCCTACGGACTCGATCTGCGCTATGCGGAAAGCACGCTGGGCGACCGGCAGGTGCGCGCCAAATTCATCGACCTCGCGCGCGAACTCGGCGGCCTCGGCGCCTGGGTGCGGCTGCATTATGTCTATCCTTATCCGCACATCGACGAGGTGATTGGCCTGATGGCCGACGGCAAGATTCTGCCCTATCTCGACATCCCCTTTCAGCACGCGAGCCCGAAGGTTCTGAAAGCCATGCGTCGCCCCGGCGATCAGACAAAGACGCTCGATCGAATCAAGGACTGGCGCAGCGCCTGCCCGGATCTGGCGCTGCGCTCGACCTTCATCGTCGGCTTTCCCGGAGAAACGGAAGAGGATTTCGACTATCTGCTCGCCTGGCTCGAAGAAGCGCGGCTCGACCGGGTCGGCGCCTTCAAATACGAGCCCGTCGCGGGTGCGCCGGCCAACGATCTCGGCCTGCCCGCCGTGCCTGCGGAGGTCGCGGAGAGCCGTTATCGCCGCTTCATGCAGCATCAGCAAGCGATCAGCGCCAATCTGCTCAAGCGCAAGGTCGGCCGGCACATCCAGGCCATCATCGACAAAGCCGGCCCGACCGTAGCGGTCGGTCGCAGCAAGGCTGATGCGCCGGAGATCGACGGCAAGGTGCATATCGCCAGCCGGCGGCCGCTACGCCCCGGCGATATCGTCTCCGTCAAGATCGAACGCGCAGACGCCTACGACCTCTTCGGCACGGCGGCGTAG
- a CDS encoding DedA family protein, whose product MFFGIDFHPLIARHGYAVVFIVVLLEGAGSPLPGETALVLAAVYAGATGRLDIATVLLVAIAGGIIGGTGGYWIGRSVGREFLGKYGGWIGLTENRLALGRHLFQSHGGKIVFFGRFVAVLRVVAALLAGLNHYDFRLFFLFNAAGVVAWAVIMGLGGYFFGDAMTRVSGPLGILGLAFALGVVLAFFIILRQQERKFENRLSDEALAEDKDEPELESTDHS is encoded by the coding sequence TTGTTTTTCGGGATTGATTTCCACCCTTTGATCGCCCGGCATGGCTATGCCGTCGTCTTCATCGTGGTGTTGCTGGAGGGCGCGGGATCGCCGTTGCCGGGCGAGACGGCGCTTGTGTTGGCAGCCGTCTATGCCGGGGCGACCGGCCGATTGGATATCGCGACCGTTCTGCTCGTCGCCATCGCCGGCGGAATCATCGGCGGGACGGGCGGCTATTGGATCGGACGCAGCGTCGGCCGCGAATTCCTGGGCAAATACGGCGGGTGGATCGGGCTGACGGAAAACCGGCTGGCGCTGGGGCGGCATCTCTTTCAGAGCCACGGCGGCAAGATCGTCTTTTTCGGCCGCTTCGTGGCGGTGCTGCGCGTCGTCGCGGCGCTTCTTGCCGGGCTCAACCATTATGACTTCCGGCTGTTCTTCCTGTTCAACGCAGCCGGTGTCGTCGCCTGGGCGGTTATCATGGGCCTCGGCGGCTATTTCTTCGGCGATGCGATGACGCGGGTCAGCGGCCCGCTCGGAATCCTCGGCCTCGCATTCGCGCTTGGCGTCGTCCTCGCATTTTTCATCATCCTGCGTCAGCAGGAGCGGAAATTCGAAAACCGGTTGTCAGACGAGGCCCTTGCCGAAGACAAAGACGAGCCCGAGCTTGAATCGACGGATCATTCCTGA
- a CDS encoding DUF2849 domain-containing protein: MQVVSASRLTDGTVVYLDSQGNWVESLASARLFEPESVQAGLDQAKAAIAASKVIDAFAVPVAQSADGLHAVSLRNAIRELGPTIAFKTSPAAAARR; the protein is encoded by the coding sequence ATGCAAGTCGTTTCAGCCAGTCGCCTGACAGACGGCACGGTTGTCTACCTCGATTCGCAGGGTAATTGGGTAGAGTCCCTTGCCAGCGCCAGGCTTTTCGAGCCTGAAAGCGTGCAAGCCGGGCTTGACCAGGCCAAGGCGGCGATTGCCGCCAGCAAGGTTATCGACGCCTTTGCCGTACCGGTTGCGCAAAGCGCCGATGGACTGCATGCAGTCAGCCTGCGAAACGCCATTCGCGAGCTTGGGCCGACCATCGCCTTCAAGACATCGCCCGCAGCAGCGGCGCGGAGGTGA